In Anaerolineales bacterium, one DNA window encodes the following:
- a CDS encoding rod shape-determining protein — MAFFSKDLGVDLGTMFTRLADSAQVLLEEPTIVAIEVEDQKMVAAGAEARDMYGKVPDTIEVARPLRHGVIADYEITETLLAYLLQRVSGSMRIFRPRVMITVPFGVTSVERRAVYEAIMEAGSREAYLIQQPLAAAIGIDLPINSPSGNMIICLGGGCTEAAVIAMYGIVAADTLRAGGLDLDEAIVNYVRRKYGVIIGQLTAEQLKIRIGAAVPQDIENSMEVQGQDQVTGLPRPVTLTTGEIVEALQEPLRQIVETGRKVLEKTPPELVSDIIDRGVALCGGGALLRGIDKLLTKSLGIPAYLVDNPLTCVVQGSVKSFGMLNVIRRNLPQV; from the coding sequence GTGGCATTCTTTTCGAAAGACCTCGGTGTAGACCTCGGAACCATGTTCACCCGTCTCGCTGACAGCGCCCAGGTGCTGTTGGAGGAACCGACCATTGTCGCCATCGAAGTGGAAGATCAGAAGATGGTGGCGGCTGGCGCGGAAGCGCGTGACATGTACGGGAAAGTCCCGGACACAATTGAAGTGGCGCGTCCGCTCCGGCATGGGGTCATCGCTGATTACGAGATTACCGAAACCCTGCTGGCATATTTGCTGCAGCGTGTCAGTGGTTCGATGCGTATTTTTCGTCCGCGTGTAATGATCACGGTCCCCTTTGGGGTGACCAGTGTGGAGCGTCGGGCGGTGTATGAGGCCATTATGGAGGCGGGAAGCCGCGAGGCGTACCTCATCCAACAACCGCTGGCTGCCGCAATCGGCATTGACCTTCCGATCAATTCCCCGTCTGGGAATATGATCATTTGTCTGGGCGGCGGATGCACGGAAGCCGCTGTGATTGCCATGTATGGTATTGTTGCCGCGGACACACTGCGCGCGGGCGGCCTGGATTTGGATGAAGCCATTGTTAACTATGTACGCCGTAAATATGGTGTGATCATCGGGCAGTTGACCGCGGAGCAATTGAAGATCCGTATTGGCGCGGCTGTCCCGCAGGACATTGAAAACAGCATGGAAGTGCAGGGGCAGGACCAGGTCACTGGTTTACCGCGTCCGGTCACGTTGACCACCGGCGAAATCGTGGAGGCCCTTCAAGAGCCGTTGCGACAGATCGTTGAAACGGGGCGAAAGGTGCTGGAAAAGACCCCGCCTGAACTGGTCTCCGATATTATCGACCGCGGTGTGGCCTTATGCGGCGGCGGTGCATTGCTGCGCGGCATCGATAAACTGCTGACGAAATCACTGGGCATCCCCGCATATCTTGTGGATAACCCGCTGACCTGTGTGGTGCAGGGCTCCGTCAAAAGCTTTGGCATGTTGAATGTGATCCGCAGGAATTTGCCGCAGGTATAA
- a CDS encoding GNAT family protein yields the protein MMTPLQFFPKLETERLLLRPLTMNDLDFVFRHFSEPLVTEFLLDEAPISDIAQAREMIESYQESETKSWNRWGIVLKNNHQIIGTCGYHKWNKRDLRAEIGYDLGPEFWGKGIMTEALRAALQNGLEGMGLNRIEAMVHPQNQGSLHLLHKLGFQKEGLLRDYHHSNGSFHSHYILSLLKRDWK from the coding sequence ATGATGACCCCACTCCAATTCTTTCCAAAACTTGAAACTGAGCGTCTCCTGCTTCGTCCCTTAACAATGAACGATCTTGATTTCGTTTTCAGGCATTTCAGCGAACCTCTCGTCACGGAATTCCTGTTGGACGAAGCGCCCATTTCGGATATCGCCCAGGCACGGGAGATGATCGAGTCTTATCAGGAGTCTGAAACCAAATCCTGGAACCGTTGGGGTATCGTACTGAAAAACAATCATCAGATCATCGGCACATGCGGATACCACAAATGGAACAAACGCGATCTCCGCGCGGAGATCGGCTACGATTTGGGTCCTGAGTTTTGGGGAAAGGGAATTATGACGGAAGCGCTTCGTGCGGCACTTCAAAATGGGTTGGAGGGAATGGGATTAAATCGGATCGAAGCGATGGTCCATCCGCAGAATCAAGGTTCCCTGCACCTGTTACACAAACTGGGTTTTCAAAAGGAAGGCTTGCTGCGTGACTATCACCACTCAAATGGAAGTTTCCACAGCCACTATATCCTGTCCCTGCTGAAAAGGGATTGGAAATAA
- the atpD gene encoding F0F1 ATP synthase subunit beta — protein sequence MANANGRVVQVLGGVVDVEFPAGGIPGIYEAIEVERADKEPLILEVQKHLGHGWVRTVSMDSTDGLQRGVPARATGAPISVPVGLATLGRIFNVLGKPIDKKGEVNAATRYPIHRPAPPFSEQSTRVEVFETGVKVVDLIAPFTKGGKTGIFGGAGTGKTVIIMELIRSVATEHEGNSVFAGVGERTREGTQLYREMIESGVMKDTVMVYGQMNEPSGVRLRVALSALSMAEYFRDQGKDVLLFVDNIFRFSMSGSEVSALLGRMPSAVGYQPTLATEMGELQERITSTRTGSITSMQAVYVPADDYSDPAPVATFTHLDATIALERSIVEKGIYPAVDPLGSTSRILDPNIVGEEHYRTAREVQRVLQRYKDLQDIIAILGIDELSEDDKLIVSRARKIERFFSQPFYVAERFTGIPGRYVPLKDTVRGFREVLDGKCDDLPEQAFMMAGTIEDVRERAEKLAKS from the coding sequence ATGGCAAATGCAAACGGCCGTGTCGTACAAGTTCTTGGCGGTGTGGTGGATGTTGAATTCCCCGCAGGCGGCATCCCTGGAATTTATGAAGCCATCGAGGTGGAGCGCGCAGATAAAGAGCCGCTTATCCTGGAAGTACAGAAACACCTTGGACATGGATGGGTCCGTACTGTTTCAATGGATTCAACCGATGGTCTGCAGCGCGGTGTTCCCGCCAGGGCAACAGGCGCCCCTATTTCGGTTCCTGTCGGGCTCGCAACTCTGGGACGTATTTTCAACGTGCTCGGCAAACCGATCGATAAAAAGGGTGAGGTCAATGCCGCCACCCGTTATCCGATCCACCGCCCGGCGCCTCCGTTCTCCGAGCAATCCACCCGGGTGGAAGTGTTCGAGACGGGTGTAAAGGTGGTTGACTTGATCGCCCCGTTCACCAAAGGCGGCAAGACGGGCATCTTCGGCGGCGCCGGCACAGGCAAGACCGTGATTATTATGGAATTGATCCGTTCCGTGGCGACCGAGCACGAAGGCAACTCCGTGTTTGCCGGTGTGGGTGAGCGTACCCGCGAAGGTACCCAGCTCTATCGCGAAATGATCGAGTCGGGCGTTATGAAAGACACCGTCATGGTCTACGGACAGATGAATGAACCCTCGGGCGTGCGCCTGCGTGTGGCGCTTTCAGCGCTCTCGATGGCGGAATACTTCCGCGATCAGGGCAAGGACGTTCTGCTCTTCGTGGATAACATCTTCCGCTTCTCGATGTCCGGTTCGGAGGTGTCCGCTCTGCTCGGGCGTATGCCCTCTGCAGTGGGCTACCAGCCGACCCTTGCCACCGAAATGGGCGAGTTGCAGGAGCGCATCACCTCCACCCGTACCGGTTCCATCACCTCCATGCAGGCAGTGTACGTCCCTGCGGATGACTACTCCGATCCCGCGCCTGTTGCGACCTTTACCCACCTCGATGCGACCATTGCCCTCGAGCGCTCCATCGTGGAAAAGGGCATTTACCCCGCCGTGGACCCGCTTGGTTCGACCTCCCGAATTCTTGATCCCAACATCGTTGGAGAGGAACACTACCGAACCGCGCGCGAAGTTCAGCGCGTTCTTCAGCGTTATAAGGACTTGCAGGATATCATTGCCATCCTCGGTATCGACGAACTTTCCGAAGACGATAAATTGATCGTTTCCCGCGCCCGCAAGATCGAGCGTTTCTTTTCCCAGCCCTTCTATGTTGCCGAGCGCTTCACCGGCATCCCCGGCAGGTATGTTCCGCTTAAGGATACCGTCCGAGGTTTCCGCGAGGTCCTTGACGGAAAATGTGACGATCTGCCGGAACAGGCATTTATGATGGCTGGCACCATTGAAGACGTCCGCGAACGCGCGGAAAAACTGGCGAAGTCTTAA
- a CDS encoding adenylate/guanylate cyclase domain-containing protein has protein sequence MAENNKSQLNLRLTLVAGTAILLLLLQLAGLSARITTPLELFEYSARDSFMRLRGVEEPSDDIVIVAIDDFSFQWTGTQWPWPRSYFAEIVEQINKGGGKIVGVDILFFEQDADPANDEALAAALARSPHAVSIVQVFETTVDGISYPSFKQPIPVYREVLDGIGITNVKRDEDAIVRSVQVMETFNNLPYYHWAFEIANIHLETQPPSSSTRNRLTFNGETVPLSKGRLLVNFAGPGGTYPTYSASDVHDGIALERNPDAFRGKIVLIGATTITLQDIYPTPFSASIPTAGVEIVANTIDTILQGKYIALAPPWMMLLITLAAAVIAYLISYSKRPTLTVTLLLISMAGYLSAAFMFYIRQRYVLPIVSPQIMLFLGVILPTLEQAVSQEIEKRRVRSLFSRFISPEMVDQIISTQDLNSLNKRADLSIIFSDIRGFTTLSERLAPEDVVAFLNPYLEAMSKVIYKHGGTVDKYEGDAIIAFFGEPVPYKDHAARALHASLDMRSALEELRGQWKKEGRPNEIDMGIGINSGEVFVGLLGSEQRINYTVIGDNANLASRLQDLTKTYAWPILISESTYQQVKDEFDVELVDTVAVKGKTQAVNVYKLIGRKGAPESEQIKPWHS, from the coding sequence ATGGCAGAAAACAATAAAAGCCAGCTTAACCTGCGCCTAACCCTGGTGGCAGGCACGGCAATTCTCCTGCTTCTCCTTCAGCTTGCCGGGCTGTCTGCGAGAATCACAACGCCGCTCGAGCTCTTCGAATACTCTGCGCGGGACTCATTCATGCGCCTGCGCGGGGTTGAAGAACCATCCGATGATATTGTCATCGTGGCCATTGATGATTTTTCATTCCAGTGGACAGGGACTCAATGGCCCTGGCCGCGTTCCTATTTTGCGGAAATTGTGGAGCAGATCAACAAAGGCGGCGGCAAGATCGTCGGCGTGGACATCCTGTTCTTCGAACAGGATGCAGATCCTGCCAATGATGAGGCCTTAGCGGCTGCGCTTGCCCGGTCACCGCATGCCGTTTCCATTGTCCAGGTCTTTGAAACCACGGTGGACGGGATCAGCTACCCGAGCTTCAAACAACCCATACCCGTCTACCGTGAAGTCCTCGACGGGATCGGCATCACAAATGTCAAACGCGATGAGGATGCCATTGTGCGCAGCGTGCAGGTAATGGAAACGTTCAACAACCTGCCCTATTATCATTGGGCGTTCGAGATCGCCAATATCCATCTGGAAACCCAGCCACCGTCCAGTAGCACAAGGAACAGGTTGACCTTCAATGGCGAAACCGTTCCCCTGTCCAAGGGCAGGCTTCTTGTTAATTTTGCGGGACCCGGCGGCACCTACCCCACCTATTCGGCATCGGATGTTCATGACGGTATTGCACTGGAACGAAATCCGGATGCATTTCGCGGCAAGATCGTCCTGATCGGCGCAACCACGATCACCCTTCAGGATATCTACCCCACCCCCTTCTCGGCCTCCATTCCGACAGCCGGCGTGGAGATCGTTGCCAACACCATAGACACGATCCTGCAGGGAAAATACATTGCCCTCGCCCCGCCCTGGATGATGCTCCTGATCACGCTGGCGGCGGCGGTTATCGCGTATTTGATTTCTTACTCAAAACGCCCGACACTGACCGTCACACTGCTGCTCATCAGCATGGCCGGTTATTTGAGCGCGGCCTTTATGTTTTACATCCGCCAGCGATACGTCCTGCCAATTGTTTCACCGCAGATCATGCTCTTTTTGGGAGTGATCCTCCCGACGCTGGAGCAGGCGGTTTCGCAGGAAATCGAAAAGCGGCGTGTCCGCAGTCTGTTCAGCCGCTTCATCTCGCCTGAAATGGTCGACCAGATTATATCCACGCAGGATTTGAATTCCCTGAACAAGCGTGCCGACCTGAGTATCATCTTTTCTGATATTCGCGGTTTCACCACCCTGTCCGAAAGGCTTGCCCCGGAGGACGTGGTTGCCTTTCTCAACCCCTATCTGGAAGCCATGTCCAAGGTGATCTACAAACACGGCGGCACGGTGGACAAATACGAAGGCGATGCGATTATTGCATTTTTCGGCGAGCCCGTCCCATATAAGGACCATGCCGCACGCGCGTTGCACGCATCCCTGGATATGCGAAGTGCCCTTGAGGAGCTCCGCGGGCAATGGAAAAAAGAGGGGCGCCCGAACGAGATCGACATGGGCATAGGCATCAACTCAGGCGAGGTGTTCGTGGGGCTGCTTGGCTCGGAACAGCGCATCAACTATACCGTCATAGGCGATAATGCCAACCTTGCCTCCCGCCTGCAGGACTTGACCAAGACGTATGCCTGGCCCATTCTGATCAGCGAGAGCACCTATCAACAGGTTAAGGATGAATTTGACGTGGAACTTGTCGACACCGTAGCAGTCAAAGGCAAGACCCAGGCCGTTAACGTATACAAGCTCATCGGGCGGAAGGGCGCACCAGAGTCAGAGCAGATCAAGCCCTGGCATAGCTAG
- a CDS encoding redox-sensing transcriptional repressor Rex — translation MNAEKIPDIIIGRLPVYLRALQRMADSGLKTTSSQELGEHVGISAAQIRKDISQFGEFGKQGTGYSIAYLLDKLREILKVDRIWDVALVGAGDMGHALANYQGFKDRGFRIVTIFDNNKEKVGQKIGDFSIEDADKMIERIKAGGIKIAMITAPAAAAQSIAEKLVQAGVKAILNYAPISLNVPNNVKVQYIDPSTHLQRMTYYL, via the coding sequence ATGAACGCTGAAAAAATACCGGATATTATCATCGGGCGTCTTCCCGTTTATCTGCGCGCATTGCAGCGCATGGCAGACAGCGGGCTGAAAACCACTTCTTCACAGGAATTGGGCGAGCATGTGGGCATCTCGGCCGCACAGATCCGCAAGGACATCTCGCAGTTTGGCGAGTTTGGCAAACAAGGCACCGGATACTCAATCGCCTACCTGCTCGATAAACTGCGCGAAATTTTGAAAGTGGACCGTATCTGGGATGTGGCGCTGGTCGGCGCCGGCGACATGGGTCATGCGCTTGCCAATTATCAGGGCTTCAAAGATCGCGGCTTTCGCATTGTGACCATCTTTGATAACAACAAGGAAAAGGTCGGTCAAAAGATCGGTGATTTCAGCATCGAAGATGCCGACAAGATGATCGAAAGGATCAAAGCCGGGGGCATAAAAATCGCCATGATCACCGCCCCAGCCGCCGCGGCACAAAGCATTGCCGAGAAACTTGTTCAGGCGGGCGTGAAGGCAATTCTCAACTATGCCCCCATCAGTTTAAATGTTCCCAATAACGTAAAAGTACAATATATCGACCCGTCCACCCACCTGCAAAGGATGACGTATTATTTGTAA
- the atpA gene encoding F0F1 ATP synthase subunit alpha, which translates to MSDLIKQITGDLQKQIEGFKPEPSVSDFGAVTEAGDGIARVEGLANVSSQELVQFSNGVMGTAFNLEKESVGVIVMGEYDGIVEGMTVRGTGRIASVPVGDAMIGRVVNALGEPIDGKGPIATTGFRPLERIAPGVVERQDVDTPVQTGIKSIDSMIPVGRGQRQLIIGDRQTGKTAIAIDTIINQKGKDLICIYVAIGQKKAAVARTVGILEKSGAMDHTIIVVAAADESATLQYIAPYAGCAIGEEFMETGRDALIIYDDLSKHAWAYRQVSLLLRRPPGREAYPGDVFYLHSRLLERAARLANSYVITKSDFKGELADVKDAVNGTVYEGPLSTHEAEEAAKALGEGHRAVKVKGTGGSLTSLPIIETLLSDVSAYIPTNVISITDGQIYLEGSLFNAGIRPAVNVGISVSRVGGDAQTKAMKQVAGRLRLDMAAYRELAAFALMASDLDKSTQQQLGRGQRMQEILKQPQYQPMEMEEQVIVIYAGTNGYADAVPLEKMAQWQADLVRYMSTSHPEIGKDILTRKAITDDNRAALTKALDGFRAGWTA; encoded by the coding sequence ATGTCAGACCTGATCAAGCAGATCACCGGTGATCTGCAGAAACAAATCGAAGGCTTTAAGCCCGAACCAAGCGTCAGCGATTTTGGCGCAGTGACGGAAGCGGGGGATGGGATCGCCCGCGTGGAAGGACTTGCCAATGTAAGTTCGCAGGAACTTGTGCAGTTTTCCAATGGCGTGATGGGCACCGCCTTCAATCTTGAAAAAGAGAGCGTCGGTGTGATCGTGATGGGCGAGTACGACGGTATTGTGGAAGGCATGACCGTGCGCGGTACCGGACGCATAGCCTCCGTGCCTGTGGGGGATGCAATGATCGGACGCGTGGTCAATGCGTTGGGCGAGCCGATCGACGGAAAGGGCCCCATTGCGACAACCGGTTTCCGTCCGCTCGAGCGCATTGCCCCGGGCGTGGTGGAGCGTCAGGATGTGGATACGCCGGTGCAGACCGGCATCAAGTCGATCGACTCGATGATTCCTGTTGGGCGCGGTCAGCGTCAGTTGATCATCGGCGACCGCCAGACCGGCAAGACCGCCATTGCGATCGATACGATCATCAATCAAAAGGGCAAGGATTTGATCTGTATTTACGTGGCCATCGGCCAGAAGAAGGCCGCCGTTGCCCGCACGGTGGGTATTCTCGAAAAGAGCGGTGCGATGGATCACACCATCATCGTGGTTGCCGCTGCGGATGAATCTGCAACCCTGCAGTATATTGCTCCATACGCGGGATGCGCCATCGGCGAGGAATTCATGGAGACCGGGCGCGATGCGTTGATCATCTATGATGACCTTTCCAAGCATGCGTGGGCGTACCGTCAGGTTTCGCTCCTGCTCCGCCGTCCGCCCGGACGTGAGGCCTACCCTGGTGATGTGTTTTATCTGCACTCCCGCCTGCTCGAACGTGCCGCCCGCCTTGCAAACAGCTATGTGATCACGAAGAGTGATTTCAAAGGCGAACTTGCGGATGTGAAAGATGCCGTGAATGGTACAGTGTATGAAGGGCCGCTTTCCACGCATGAAGCCGAAGAAGCCGCCAAGGCGCTCGGAGAGGGCCACAGGGCGGTCAAGGTGAAAGGCACGGGCGGTTCACTGACTTCATTACCGATCATTGAAACCCTGCTCAGCGACGTTTCCGCCTATATTCCCACGAACGTGATCTCAATTACAGACGGTCAGATCTACCTGGAAGGCAGCCTGTTCAATGCGGGCATCCGCCCGGCGGTGAATGTGGGTATCTCGGTCTCGCGTGTGGGCGGTGATGCCCAGACCAAGGCGATGAAGCAGGTGGCGGGGCGTCTGCGCCTTGACATGGCAGCATACCGCGAGTTGGCGGCGTTCGCGTTGATGGCATCCGACCTGGATAAGTCCACGCAGCAGCAATTGGGCCGCGGTCAGCGCATGCAGGAAATCCTCAAACAGCCGCAATACCAGCCCATGGAAATGGAGGAGCAGGTCATTGTCATTTATGCCGGCACGAACGGGTATGCGGATGCGGTGCCGCTTGAAAAAATGGCGCAATGGCAGGCGGACCTGGTGCGCTATATGTCAACTTCCCATCCCGAGATCGGTAAGGATATTCTGACCCGCAAAGCCATCACCGATGATAATCGCGCCGCTTTGACGAAAGCCCTGGATGGCTTCCGCGCGGGCTGGACAGCTTAG
- a CDS encoding SH3 domain-containing protein encodes MSVHQKNLAILILLTITLSACDVDMERITATPNFITATLPPTSIPAATQTPIPPTPMPTIPPVEGITTTQLNVRAEPSTASENLGTLAPFEKVQVSAQDASGSWIQIVYPTSSTGIGWVRAEYVRVDESAQIPVIGAAAGDGTGWSGLVVQRINIRSGPGASYETLGILNQNDVVFITGRDPGGAWIQIEFAAAADGKGWAALEFLQVDNLDSIPVIEDAAQTETQTDPEPQSGAPLTAAQDGDSMGSPLAKVLLSPSGARAFQISGEVSAPEGDAEDWVEFTSENGSIAIQVSCTGVALRVELWNNGTPVDNFSLACGGRQLLKLSQNISYHLRVFAPGSNEAFYTKYVLSVEALR; translated from the coding sequence GTGTCTGTGCATCAAAAAAACCTTGCCATCTTGATCCTCCTGACCATCACGCTCAGCGCCTGTGATGTGGATATGGAACGTATAACAGCAACCCCGAATTTCATCACCGCCACCCTGCCGCCCACATCCATTCCCGCAGCCACACAAACGCCCATTCCGCCAACCCCCATGCCAACCATCCCGCCCGTCGAGGGGATCACCACCACACAGCTGAATGTGCGCGCCGAACCATCCACTGCGAGCGAGAATCTGGGCACGCTCGCGCCGTTCGAAAAAGTACAGGTCAGCGCACAGGACGCCAGCGGAAGTTGGATTCAGATCGTTTATCCAACCTCATCCACGGGAATTGGCTGGGTACGCGCAGAATATGTGCGGGTGGATGAGTCGGCACAGATTCCTGTCATCGGCGCAGCCGCAGGAGACGGGACCGGCTGGAGCGGGCTAGTCGTCCAAAGAATAAATATCCGCAGTGGTCCCGGTGCGAGCTATGAGACACTCGGCATTTTGAATCAAAATGACGTGGTATTCATCACAGGCAGAGATCCCGGCGGCGCATGGATACAGATCGAGTTTGCCGCTGCAGCGGATGGAAAGGGCTGGGCGGCTTTGGAATTTTTACAGGTCGACAACCTTGATTCCATCCCGGTAATCGAAGATGCAGCACAAACCGAAACACAGACGGACCCTGAACCCCAAAGCGGGGCGCCGTTGACAGCCGCGCAGGATGGAGATTCAATGGGATCCCCCCTGGCAAAGGTACTGCTCTCGCCGTCCGGTGCGCGTGCCTTTCAAATAAGCGGCGAGGTCTCTGCACCAGAGGGTGATGCCGAAGATTGGGTCGAGTTCACTTCCGAAAACGGATCCATCGCAATTCAGGTGTCCTGCACAGGCGTTGCTCTGCGGGTGGAATTATGGAATAATGGAACGCCTGTTGACAATTTTTCCCTGGCATGTGGAGGCAGGCAATTGTTGAAACTATCCCAAAATATCAGTTATCATTTGCGTGTATTCGCCCCGGGCTCAAACGAGGCATTTTACACAAAGTATGTTCTGAGCGTGGAGGCTCTCCGTTGA
- a CDS encoding FecR family protein yields the protein MKRKSLFLFIFIMTILVIASCKPKAGPASPLSAALSELSGTVDTKKAGEETFSPASGDTVLEVNGQVQTGDDGRVRLDLSSGTIIRVAPSSLFTLIANDEVEGGLATRLKLDIGKLFIILDGGSADVETPSGVASVRGSYMKVEVDPETLDIYVTCLEGNCSANNPAGAVNFTDGQKVILFHRDPVTGNWTVPNVEPMTPEEFQEWLDENPEAKELFEQAMATVTALAQPTATSIPTQTPEPTATLQQAAPPADSSNGCFGIIQPAGGAGLPKQGAVNFEWEAQPGAQQYVVTFIDKNGYRVTIPTTGTNATWYIEIFPAGGEFSWFVTSFGADGSEICSTTSSTFTKPQGEPTPKPAVEQDPEPEPVPTCDPCDVEASCYDEELYYECFPEQGE from the coding sequence ATGAAAAGGAAATCACTGTTTTTGTTTATCTTTATAATGACCATCCTGGTTATTGCAAGCTGCAAACCCAAGGCTGGTCCGGCATCGCCGCTCTCTGCCGCGCTCAGCGAACTATCGGGCACGGTGGACACAAAAAAAGCGGGCGAGGAAACCTTTAGTCCTGCAAGTGGGGATACCGTGCTCGAGGTGAATGGGCAGGTCCAAACCGGCGACGATGGACGTGTGCGTCTTGACCTGTCTTCCGGAACGATCATCCGAGTGGCGCCCTCCTCTCTGTTCACCCTGATTGCCAACGATGAAGTGGAGGGCGGACTCGCCACGAGACTTAAATTGGATATTGGCAAATTATTCATCATCCTCGACGGCGGCAGCGCGGATGTGGAAACGCCTTCCGGCGTGGCGTCCGTGCGCGGCTCCTACATGAAGGTCGAGGTTGACCCTGAGACCCTGGACATTTACGTTACCTGTTTGGAGGGCAATTGCTCGGCAAACAACCCGGCCGGCGCAGTGAATTTCACGGACGGACAAAAAGTCATCCTCTTCCATCGCGACCCGGTCACTGGCAATTGGACTGTGCCCAACGTGGAGCCCATGACACCCGAGGAATTTCAGGAATGGCTGGACGAAAACCCAGAAGCGAAGGAACTCTTCGAACAGGCCATGGCAACCGTGACCGCTCTGGCGCAGCCGACGGCAACCTCCATCCCAACCCAAACTCCCGAGCCGACAGCCACCCTGCAGCAGGCAGCCCCTCCGGCTGACTCCAGTAACGGCTGTTTTGGGATCATTCAACCGGCGGGAGGAGCGGGTCTGCCAAAACAGGGAGCGGTCAACTTTGAATGGGAGGCCCAGCCCGGCGCGCAGCAATATGTTGTAACCTTCATCGATAAAAATGGGTACCGGGTCACCATCCCGACTACGGGCACAAACGCCACATGGTACATTGAAATCTTCCCGGCCGGCGGGGAGTTCAGCTGGTTTGTGACCTCCTTTGGCGCGGATGGCAGCGAGATCTGCTCGACCACATCTTCCACCTTTACCAAACCGCAGGGCGAGCCCACGCCGAAACCGGCCGTGGAACAAGATCCGGAGCCTGAGCCTGTGCCCACCTGCGATCCTTGCGATGTAGAAGCCAGTTGCTATGATGAGGAACTATATTATGAATGTTTCCCTGAACAAGGTGAATAA
- the atpC gene encoding ATP synthase F1 subunit epsilon gives MTIRCEIVSQDRTVFAGDVDMVVLPGADGEMGILPKHAPILTTLKYGIIKVRTGGMEELYTVAGGIAEVQPDTITVLADAAENVQEIDESRAEAARKRAEDVLAKGLPADTDAYLAMEAALRKSNLRLDAVRRYRNKGGMRMPPSEN, from the coding sequence ATGACCATTCGATGTGAAATTGTTTCCCAGGACCGCACTGTATTCGCAGGGGATGTGGATATGGTTGTCCTGCCCGGCGCGGATGGCGAGATGGGCATCCTGCCCAAACATGCGCCCATCCTTACCACCTTGAAGTACGGAATCATCAAAGTCCGTACGGGCGGCATGGAGGAACTCTATACCGTTGCCGGCGGCATTGCGGAAGTACAACCTGATACCATTACCGTCCTTGCCGATGCAGCCGAGAATGTGCAGGAGATCGACGAATCCCGGGCAGAAGCCGCCCGCAAGCGTGCGGAGGATGTGTTGGCAAAAGGACTGCCTGCGGATACCGATGCCTATCTGGCGATGGAAGCTGCTTTACGCAAATCCAACCTGCGTCTGGATGCTGTCCGTCGTTATCGCAACAAGGGTGGCATGCGCATGCCACCTTCGGAGAATTAG
- the atpG gene encoding ATP synthase F1 subunit gamma, which translates to MASAREMRLRIKSVKNISQVTRALETVSASKVRKAINAVTATRAYATKAWQVLKHVAEQPGRDALHPLLATRDSVNNTLVVVVTGDRGLAGAYNSNAIRFTAQRFDPNPAPVNYIAVGRKGRDLLIRRRKRVIADFSNLPPAPTFVDVSAIGRLAVDEFLKGNVDEVYLVYTDFINMGRQVATVKKLLPLELGGEGRVEEYEHKSANGPAAAYEYEPDQREILDEIIPRFTALQVYQAILESQASEHAARMIAMRNATDNAKELVGALQLAYNKVRQQAITNDILDIVGGAEALAAK; encoded by the coding sequence ATGGCTTCCGCTCGTGAAATGCGGCTCCGAATCAAGAGCGTAAAGAATATTTCGCAGGTCACGCGCGCCCTGGAGACGGTCAGCGCCAGCAAGGTCCGCAAGGCAATCAATGCGGTTACGGCGACCCGCGCGTATGCGACAAAAGCGTGGCAGGTTTTGAAACACGTTGCCGAACAACCCGGACGGGATGCGCTGCATCCACTGCTTGCAACGCGCGATTCGGTGAACAACACCCTCGTGGTGGTGGTTACCGGTGACCGTGGACTGGCAGGCGCATACAATTCCAATGCGATCCGTTTTACGGCCCAGCGCTTTGACCCGAACCCTGCTCCGGTTAACTATATTGCCGTTGGCAGAAAAGGCAGGGACCTGCTTATCCGCCGCCGTAAACGTGTGATCGCAGATTTTAGCAATCTGCCCCCCGCACCCACCTTCGTGGACGTTTCCGCAATTGGCCGCCTCGCCGTGGATGAATTTCTCAAAGGCAATGTGGATGAGGTCTATCTCGTTTACACCGACTTCATCAACATGGGACGTCAGGTTGCCACGGTGAAGAAACTTCTGCCGCTCGAACTTGGCGGGGAGGGGCGTGTGGAGGAATATGAACACAAATCCGCAAATGGACCCGCTGCCGCGTATGAATATGAACCCGACCAGCGCGAGATTCTGGATGAGATCATCCCGCGTTTCACCGCCCTGCAGGTCTATCAGGCGATTCTCGAATCACAAGCCAGCGAACATGCCGCGCGCATGATCGCCATGCGTAATGCCACCGACAATGCCAAGGAACTTGTCGGCGCCTTGCAGCTGGCATATAACAAGGTTCGCCAGCAGGCGATCACAAACGATATTTTGGATATTGTCGGCGGCGCGGAAGCGCTTGCCGCAAAATAA